The following proteins come from a genomic window of Brevibacillus antibioticus:
- a CDS encoding DNA internalization-related competence protein ComEC/Rec2, with protein MSVWIASLAMMIGLILSAYLHPAWLLLAAGVSWAFVACIPLPYRKYVACYSLISILAGLFFYGYENLHSSEVKPLAEREQSIWIEGIIDSPVRRDGDVARFFVTITSWGENQRDQHEHRSLEKIALRVKLASFQEAAQIEQWRCGSVIVAPIRLSLPATARNPHAFDYASYLYRQGVHVTGETSYQAVEMTPAFSVWASFQEWQDSGARRIESLFTDPETAGYMKSLLLGLGQEVNPELAAMYSNLGLSHILAISGLHVTLVSSMFMWCLERIGIRSRLAFVVTILFLIGYVLLVGASASAIRSGLMGSVGLLCQVFGKKLDGKDVWAGALILMLMLNPYQLWHVGFQLSFAVTLGLIIFVPYSLHVFVRVPVWIRTLLAVTLSAQLVSFPFLIYHFHLFSPVSWLVNLVVTPILSAIALPLGYIAVVLDFVHPFLAVIPVWLSTAMLKWIHLPLFAIEKMRLPFTYWPHPSWWWLALYTCFLCVLPISWRLGYHRKRDIMLTFVIFLTFIVVARQPFSGVEEVRITFLDVGQGDSIVVEIGDQKVYLMDAGGTMRFPAAERWMEKRDPFEVGKDVVLPFLMARGIEKIDRVIMTHGDLDHIGGFKSLIPHFSFGEVLVNGTEPSKLEGEIVQLFQQEGVPIRTGLPSQSWSDGPGIEWKWLHPGESTFSGNDASVVLQLTAFNKTVLLTGDIEKDGESQLVQNGLTSVDVLKVAHHGSNTSSTEELLAVTAPKAAVISAGVKNRYGHPSSEVLHRLKKSGSAVYRTDVHGAITLVITPAGLYWQAQILDT; from the coding sequence GTGTCAGTATGGATAGCAAGCCTAGCGATGATGATCGGCCTCATTTTGTCCGCCTATTTGCATCCTGCTTGGCTGCTGTTGGCTGCAGGCGTATCATGGGCATTCGTAGCATGTATCCCGTTACCATACCGCAAATACGTTGCATGCTACTCACTGATTTCTATACTAGCAGGTCTCTTTTTTTATGGGTACGAGAATCTCCACAGCTCTGAAGTGAAACCATTGGCAGAAAGAGAGCAGAGCATCTGGATAGAAGGTATCATTGATTCACCTGTGAGACGGGACGGAGATGTAGCACGATTTTTTGTCACGATAACATCCTGGGGTGAAAACCAGCGTGATCAGCACGAGCATCGGTCTCTCGAAAAAATCGCGCTTCGTGTTAAACTTGCCTCTTTCCAGGAAGCAGCACAAATAGAGCAGTGGAGATGCGGGAGTGTTATCGTGGCTCCGATCCGACTCTCCTTACCAGCTACTGCGCGCAATCCGCATGCCTTCGACTACGCCAGCTATCTGTATCGGCAAGGTGTCCATGTCACAGGGGAAACAAGCTATCAAGCGGTTGAGATGACACCTGCTTTTTCCGTGTGGGCGAGCTTTCAAGAATGGCAGGACTCGGGTGCAAGGCGAATTGAATCATTATTTACGGATCCAGAAACAGCGGGTTACATGAAGTCGCTCCTGCTTGGTCTTGGACAAGAGGTGAACCCTGAGCTTGCGGCGATGTATTCGAATTTGGGCTTAAGTCATATCCTCGCGATTTCCGGTTTGCATGTGACATTGGTCAGCTCCATGTTTATGTGGTGTTTGGAACGGATTGGAATCAGAAGTAGACTGGCATTTGTTGTAACGATTTTGTTCTTGATCGGATATGTGCTTTTGGTGGGGGCCAGCGCGTCCGCGATCCGATCTGGGCTGATGGGAAGTGTGGGTCTTCTCTGTCAGGTATTTGGAAAGAAGTTGGACGGCAAGGACGTCTGGGCTGGGGCGCTTATTCTGATGCTAATGCTAAATCCGTATCAGCTGTGGCATGTCGGTTTTCAGCTTTCTTTTGCAGTGACACTTGGTCTGATTATTTTTGTTCCATATAGTTTGCATGTGTTTGTTCGGGTGCCTGTCTGGATTCGTACACTTCTGGCGGTTACTTTGTCAGCCCAGCTCGTTTCTTTTCCGTTTCTCATCTACCATTTTCATTTGTTTTCACCTGTGTCTTGGTTGGTCAATTTGGTAGTGACACCGATTCTCTCGGCCATAGCGCTACCACTCGGGTATATTGCGGTTGTCCTCGATTTCGTCCACCCGTTTTTGGCGGTGATCCCTGTTTGGTTATCGACAGCTATGCTGAAATGGATTCATCTCCCGCTGTTTGCTATTGAAAAAATGAGGCTCCCCTTCACCTATTGGCCGCATCCTTCGTGGTGGTGGCTTGCTTTGTATACCTGTTTTTTGTGTGTTCTGCCCATTTCATGGAGGTTGGGCTATCATCGAAAGCGTGATATAATGCTTACTTTCGTTATATTTCTCACGTTCATTGTAGTGGCCAGACAGCCGTTTTCAGGCGTCGAAGAAGTGCGAATTACCTTCCTAGATGTCGGACAAGGGGATTCCATCGTTGTCGAAATTGGTGATCAGAAGGTATACTTAATGGATGCGGGTGGGACAATGCGGTTCCCCGCTGCTGAACGATGGATGGAAAAGCGTGACCCATTTGAGGTGGGGAAAGACGTCGTTCTACCGTTTCTGATGGCTAGAGGAATCGAGAAAATCGATCGTGTCATCATGACGCATGGCGATCTGGATCACATAGGGGGATTCAAATCGCTCATTCCTCATTTTTCTTTTGGAGAGGTATTGGTGAATGGAACAGAACCTTCGAAATTGGAGGGCGAGATTGTCCAGCTTTTCCAACAAGAAGGAGTTCCGATACGAACCGGGCTCCCGAGTCAATCGTGGTCAGATGGACCGGGAATCGAGTGGAAGTGGCTGCACCCGGGTGAATCGACCTTCTCAGGAAATGATGCATCTGTAGTACTCCAGTTGACTGCTTTCAACAAGACTGTATTGTTGACGGGTGACATTGAAAAGGATGGGGAAAGTCAGCTTGTTCAAAACGGTTTGACTTCTGTGGATGTTTTGAAAGTAGCCCATCATGGAAGCAATACCTCGAGTACTGAAGAGCTCCTTGCAGTCACGGCACCAAAAGCTGCTGTCATCTCTGCCGGGGTGAAAAATCGGTACGGACATCCTTCGTCCGAAGTGCTGCATCGCTTAAAAAAATCGGGTTCCGCCGTGTACAGGACTGATGTTCATGGAGCGATTACGCTGGTTATTACACCTGCGGGATTGTATTGGCAGGCCCAAATATTGGATACATAA
- a CDS encoding helix-hairpin-helix domain-containing protein — protein sequence MLLEWWERYRRIILLTAAVLFVGCSYWLYQRDQSHKTDELPLHSPAYVASDLETKELTDDSTTAQPAKPGKAPREKDKEPLPPPLYVDVKGQVKNPGLYQFEPGTRVANAIEKAGGALPDADLVQINLAAPLTDGAALVIPAKGAPAPASASIGLVQSVPSVSTTGTSTVINLNTATIEELMSLPGIGEARAKAIVDYRSKQGPFGSASDLKQIGGIGEKMFARIKDRLVVQ from the coding sequence ATGCTGCTGGAGTGGTGGGAGCGTTATCGTCGTATCATCTTGCTGACTGCGGCTGTTCTGTTTGTCGGTTGTAGCTATTGGCTCTATCAACGCGACCAATCACACAAGACTGACGAACTACCGTTGCATTCTCCTGCTTATGTAGCATCGGATCTTGAAACAAAAGAACTGACAGATGATTCAACAACCGCTCAACCTGCCAAGCCTGGAAAAGCGCCAAGGGAAAAAGATAAGGAACCACTCCCCCCTCCTCTCTATGTCGATGTGAAGGGACAAGTGAAGAATCCCGGTTTATACCAATTTGAACCAGGTACGCGTGTCGCAAATGCCATCGAAAAAGCAGGAGGAGCACTGCCTGATGCTGACCTGGTACAGATCAATTTGGCAGCGCCGCTCACAGATGGAGCTGCTCTTGTCATCCCGGCTAAAGGGGCACCCGCGCCAGCCTCCGCATCCATTGGTCTTGTACAGTCTGTTCCCAGCGTATCCACCACTGGTACCTCCACAGTCATAAACCTCAACACAGCAACGATCGAAGAGCTCATGAGCCTTCCCGGAATTGGAGAAGCTCGTGCCAAGGCAATCGTGGATTACCGGTCAAAACAAGGGCCGTTTGGTTCAGCGAGTGACCTGAAACAGATTGGTGGAATTGGTGAGAAGATGTTTGCACGGATAAAGGATCGACTGGTGGTACAATAA
- the yqeK gene encoding bis(5'-nucleosyl)-tetraphosphatase (symmetrical) YqeK, whose amino-acid sequence MRLLDNREELLVRVRQQMHEKRYKHTLGVAASARELAVRFGADPDKAELAGLLHDYCKCWPVEKMFEILVRHDMPTELLEGEKELWHAFAAAIVIQTDLGVTDADILQAVRYHTTGRAGMSLLEKVVCVADYIEPNRVYPGVDFIRAKAMHDLDAALALALGGTIQFLIEKQKTVFPLTLTAYNDLVSRKGGEGGF is encoded by the coding sequence ATGAGACTTTTGGATAATCGGGAAGAGCTTCTCGTTCGCGTACGGCAACAAATGCATGAAAAACGCTACAAGCATACGCTTGGGGTGGCTGCGTCAGCTCGCGAGCTGGCAGTGAGATTCGGGGCTGATCCTGACAAAGCCGAGCTTGCTGGACTATTGCACGATTACTGTAAGTGCTGGCCTGTGGAAAAAATGTTCGAGATTCTCGTTCGCCACGATATGCCTACAGAGCTTTTGGAAGGGGAAAAAGAACTGTGGCACGCCTTTGCAGCAGCCATTGTGATTCAGACTGACTTAGGTGTAACGGATGCAGATATTTTACAAGCTGTTCGCTACCATACAACGGGTCGGGCTGGCATGTCCCTGTTAGAAAAAGTCGTCTGTGTGGCAGACTATATAGAACCAAACCGGGTTTACCCTGGTGTCGATTTTATTCGCGCCAAAGCCATGCATGATTTGGATGCCGCCTTGGCACTCGCCTTGGGAGGCACGATTCAATTTTTGATAGAGAAGCAAAAGACGGTTTTCCCGTTGACATTGACTGCATATAACGATTTGGTTTCCCGCAAAGGGGGAGAAGGAGGGTTTTGA
- a CDS encoding nicotinate-nucleotide adenylyltransferase, whose amino-acid sequence MRQPIKQVGIMGGTFDPIHCGHLLAAEQAREQAGLDEVWFMPTHIPPHKKRESLTLANHRLQMVQLAVSDHEVFRVTDVEFDRKGPSYTYDTMIQLIRQFPDCRFSFIMGGDMVKILPKWYQYQELIHMVRFIGLARPGTELDLKSSEAVTFVEMPVWDISSTMIREKAAARKSIRYLVPDAVERYIKENRIYETFG is encoded by the coding sequence ATGAGACAGCCAATCAAGCAAGTAGGGATCATGGGAGGTACGTTTGACCCGATTCATTGCGGGCACTTGCTGGCGGCTGAACAAGCCAGAGAGCAAGCGGGCCTGGATGAAGTCTGGTTTATGCCTACACACATTCCACCGCACAAAAAGAGAGAGAGTCTGACGCTGGCGAATCACCGCTTGCAAATGGTTCAGCTTGCTGTGTCTGATCACGAGGTGTTTCGTGTAACAGATGTGGAGTTTGACAGAAAAGGTCCATCGTACACCTATGACACGATGATTCAGCTCATCAGGCAGTTCCCGGATTGCCGGTTTTCCTTTATCATGGGAGGAGACATGGTAAAAATCTTGCCCAAATGGTACCAGTACCAAGAGCTGATTCATATGGTACGCTTTATAGGTCTAGCGAGGCCTGGAACCGAACTAGACCTGAAATCGAGCGAGGCCGTCACATTTGTGGAGATGCCTGTTTGGGACATTTCCTCCACGATGATTCGCGAGAAGGCAGCTGCCAGGAAAAGCATTCGTTATCTTGTACCTGATGCCGTGGAGCGCTATATAAAGGAGAACCGAATCTATGAGACTTTTGGATAA
- the leuS gene encoding leucine--tRNA ligase, whose amino-acid sequence MVFSHRNVEKKWQQYWEQNKTFKTSEDEGKKKFYALDMFPYPSGAGLHVGHPEGYTATDILSRMKRMQGYNVLHPMGWDAFGLPAEQYALDTGNDPAEFTEHNINTFRRQIKSLGFSYDWDREINTTDPQYYKWTQWIFTKLYEHGLAYIDEVAVNWCPALGTVLANEEVIDGKSERGGHPVERRPMKQWVLKITAYAERLLADLDELDWPESIKEMQRNWIGRSEGAEVTFGIEGHDESFTVFTTRPDTLYGATYAVLAPEHKLVEQITVPAQKEAVEAYLDQAKRKSDLERTDLAKDKTGVFTGAYAINPVNGERLPIWIADYVLISYGTGSIMAVPAHDERDYEFAKTFDLPIKQVIAGGDISKEAYTGDGEHINSGMVDGLNKEQAISKMIEWLEAEGKGNRKVTYRLRDWLFSRQRYWGEPIPILHLEDGTMKVVPESELPIMLPKTKEIKPSGTGESPLANIAEWVNTVDPETGMKARRETNTMPQWAGSCWYFLRFIDPHNDKALADPDKLKEWLPIDIYIGGAEHAVLHLLYSRFWHKFLYDIGVVPTKEPFQKLFNQGMILGENNEKMSKSKGNVVNPDDIIDSHGADTLRMYEMFMGPLDASIAWSTKGLDGARRFLDRVYRLFVGDNGELNEKIVETSNVAGMERVYHQTVKKVTEDYEGLRFNTGISQLMVFVNEAYKAEVLPKKFMEDFVKMLSPIAPHLGEELWEKLGHSESLAYAAWPTYDEAKLVEDEVEIVLQINGKNKEKLLIASDSTKEQMEEMAKNNEMINELIEGKMIVKVIAVPGKLVNIVVR is encoded by the coding sequence ATGGTATTCAGTCATCGCAATGTCGAAAAGAAGTGGCAGCAATATTGGGAGCAGAACAAGACCTTCAAAACCTCCGAGGATGAAGGCAAGAAAAAGTTTTACGCACTCGACATGTTCCCGTATCCATCTGGAGCTGGTCTGCACGTAGGACATCCGGAAGGCTATACGGCTACTGATATTTTGTCCCGCATGAAGCGGATGCAAGGATATAACGTTCTCCATCCAATGGGCTGGGATGCGTTTGGTTTGCCAGCGGAGCAATACGCGCTCGATACAGGAAACGATCCGGCGGAATTCACCGAGCACAATATCAACACCTTCCGTCGCCAAATTAAGTCACTCGGATTTTCCTACGACTGGGATCGCGAAATCAACACAACTGATCCGCAATACTACAAGTGGACACAATGGATTTTTACGAAGCTGTATGAGCACGGCTTGGCTTATATTGACGAGGTAGCTGTAAACTGGTGCCCTGCTTTGGGAACCGTTTTGGCGAACGAAGAAGTCATTGACGGAAAAAGTGAGCGTGGCGGACACCCAGTAGAACGCCGCCCAATGAAGCAATGGGTCTTGAAAATTACTGCGTATGCAGAAAGATTGCTCGCTGACTTGGATGAACTGGATTGGCCAGAGAGCATCAAGGAAATGCAACGCAACTGGATCGGCCGTTCTGAAGGGGCAGAAGTAACCTTTGGTATCGAAGGTCATGACGAATCCTTTACCGTCTTTACGACTCGTCCAGACACACTCTACGGAGCAACCTATGCAGTACTGGCTCCTGAGCACAAGCTGGTTGAGCAAATTACTGTACCAGCCCAAAAAGAAGCAGTGGAAGCGTACCTGGATCAAGCGAAGCGAAAGAGCGATCTGGAGCGTACTGATCTGGCGAAAGATAAGACAGGAGTATTTACCGGGGCGTATGCGATCAACCCGGTTAACGGCGAGCGTCTGCCAATCTGGATTGCAGATTACGTATTGATCAGCTACGGAACAGGCTCCATCATGGCGGTTCCAGCGCATGATGAACGCGACTATGAGTTCGCGAAAACATTCGATCTGCCAATCAAGCAAGTAATCGCGGGTGGAGATATCTCCAAAGAAGCGTATACAGGCGACGGAGAGCACATTAACTCCGGCATGGTCGATGGTTTGAACAAAGAACAGGCGATCAGCAAAATGATCGAGTGGCTGGAAGCGGAAGGCAAAGGAAATCGCAAGGTAACGTACCGTCTGCGCGACTGGCTGTTCAGCCGTCAACGCTACTGGGGTGAACCAATTCCAATTCTCCATCTGGAAGACGGCACGATGAAAGTCGTTCCAGAATCCGAACTGCCAATCATGTTGCCAAAAACAAAAGAAATCAAACCATCCGGTACAGGTGAATCGCCATTGGCAAACATCGCGGAGTGGGTAAACACTGTCGATCCGGAAACAGGCATGAAAGCACGCCGTGAGACAAATACAATGCCACAATGGGCGGGTAGCTGCTGGTACTTCCTGCGCTTCATCGATCCACACAATGACAAGGCATTGGCTGATCCAGACAAACTGAAAGAATGGCTGCCAATCGACATTTACATTGGTGGTGCAGAGCATGCGGTACTGCACTTGCTCTACTCTCGTTTCTGGCACAAGTTCCTGTACGATATCGGTGTCGTACCAACTAAGGAACCATTCCAAAAGCTGTTTAACCAAGGGATGATCCTGGGTGAAAACAACGAGAAAATGAGTAAGTCCAAAGGCAACGTCGTAAACCCTGACGATATCATCGACAGCCATGGTGCCGACACACTGCGCATGTACGAAATGTTCATGGGACCACTGGATGCTTCGATCGCTTGGTCGACAAAAGGCTTGGATGGCGCACGCCGCTTCCTGGATCGCGTATATCGTCTGTTTGTGGGTGACAATGGTGAGCTGAACGAAAAAATCGTGGAAACCTCCAACGTGGCTGGCATGGAGCGCGTGTACCACCAAACGGTCAAAAAAGTAACAGAAGACTACGAAGGCCTGCGTTTCAATACAGGTATCTCTCAGTTGATGGTATTCGTTAACGAAGCGTACAAAGCAGAAGTTCTGCCGAAGAAATTCATGGAGGACTTTGTAAAAATGCTGTCTCCAATCGCTCCGCACTTGGGTGAAGAGCTGTGGGAAAAACTGGGACACAGCGAGAGTCTGGCATACGCGGCATGGCCTACGTATGACGAAGCGAAGCTGGTTGAAGACGAGGTAGAAATCGTCCTGCAAATTAACGGGAAAAACAAAGAAAAGCTGCTCATCGCTTCTGATTCGACGAAAGAACAGATGGAAGAGATGGCGAAAAACAACGAGATGATCAACGAACTGATCGAAGGAAAAATGATCGTCAAAGTCATCGCTGTTCCAGGAAAACTGGTGAATATCGTCGTTCGTTAA
- a CDS encoding class I SAM-dependent DNA methyltransferase, which translates to MAYAHMAAVYDRLMADTPYDQWLDWVERHWTKGEKPVRVIDLGCGTGTIAIPLAKRGYRVTGVDLSTEMLAIAYDKMRQEQVDVAWVEQDMRELSLPEADAVISLCDSLSYLTEEADVQETFKRVFAHLAPGGSFLFDVHSPYKMLHIFGDETFTHVEEEVSYIWQCFCDPLRLEVEHQLTFFIRQPNGLYERMEEEHWQRAYQPVQLMRWLTDAGFTDIVITADYSDMPPEEASERLFFSARKPKSLT; encoded by the coding sequence ATGGCATACGCACATATGGCCGCAGTATATGACAGGCTGATGGCGGATACTCCTTATGACCAGTGGCTCGATTGGGTCGAGCGTCATTGGACAAAGGGAGAGAAGCCTGTGCGGGTCATTGATCTTGGCTGTGGGACTGGCACGATTGCGATCCCACTCGCCAAGCGGGGATACCGTGTTACGGGAGTGGATCTCTCAACAGAAATGCTTGCGATCGCCTATGACAAAATGAGGCAGGAGCAAGTGGATGTAGCGTGGGTGGAGCAGGATATGCGCGAGCTGTCCTTACCTGAAGCGGACGCGGTTATCTCTTTGTGTGATTCATTGAGCTATCTTACAGAGGAAGCGGATGTGCAGGAAACGTTCAAGCGTGTTTTCGCTCATCTCGCGCCCGGTGGGAGTTTTCTGTTTGATGTGCACAGTCCGTACAAGATGCTGCACATTTTCGGAGACGAGACGTTCACACATGTAGAAGAGGAAGTTTCGTACATTTGGCAATGTTTTTGCGACCCGCTGCGACTGGAGGTAGAGCATCAGTTAACGTTTTTCATTCGTCAGCCAAACGGATTGTACGAGCGGATGGAAGAAGAGCATTGGCAACGGGCTTACCAGCCTGTCCAACTGATGCGCTGGCTGACAGATGCCGGCTTCACAGACATTGTCATCACTGCTGATTACTCGGATATGCCGCCAGAAGAAGCGAGTGAGCGCCTATTTTTTTCAGCTCGCAAGCCGAAAAGTTTGACATGA
- the comER gene encoding late competence protein ComER, producing the protein MNRIGFIGTGSMGSILIESLLSAKALTPGHVIISNRTPAKAQQLAKKHPGLIVAHSNAELVKEAATIVLCVKPLEYSVMLEQIAPALTPDHLLITITSPIKLADLESQVPCAVARVVPSITNAVMSGVSLCEFGSRIHEEQRHFIRSLFAHISSPIEISEPFLRITSDIVSCGPAFISYILQQMIQEAVEETGISAEAATYMTTEMLIGMADLLREEVFTLPTLQKRVCVPGGITGEGLIPLQDGIPGLFAQVFRRTQAKFAEDQELVARNLSNQPH; encoded by the coding sequence ATGAATAGAATTGGGTTCATTGGTACGGGCAGCATGGGCAGTATCTTGATTGAATCATTGCTGTCAGCCAAGGCGCTGACGCCTGGTCATGTCATTATCAGCAACAGAACCCCTGCTAAGGCGCAGCAACTGGCAAAAAAACATCCCGGGCTCATTGTCGCACATAGTAATGCCGAACTGGTTAAAGAAGCTGCAACGATCGTGCTGTGCGTCAAGCCACTGGAATATAGCGTGATGCTCGAACAAATTGCTCCTGCCTTAACGCCAGACCACCTATTGATTACGATCACCAGTCCGATCAAGCTTGCGGATTTGGAGTCTCAAGTTCCATGCGCGGTTGCCAGAGTCGTTCCTTCTATAACAAATGCCGTCATGAGTGGTGTCAGCTTATGTGAATTCGGATCACGAATCCACGAGGAACAACGTCATTTTATACGGAGTCTGTTTGCCCACATTAGCTCGCCTATTGAGATTTCCGAGCCTTTTTTACGAATTACTTCTGACATTGTCAGTTGTGGGCCAGCGTTTATCAGTTATATTTTGCAGCAAATGATTCAAGAAGCTGTTGAAGAAACAGGCATTTCCGCAGAAGCTGCTACCTACATGACCACGGAAATGTTAATTGGGATGGCAGATCTTTTACGTGAAGAAGTATTCACGCTTCCTACTCTGCAAAAGAGGGTTTGCGTGCCCGGAGGAATTACTGGGGAAGGACTGATTCCTTTGCAAGACGGTATTCCCGGTCTTTTCGCCCAAGTATTTCGCCGCACACAAGCGAAGTTTGCCGAGGATCAGGAACTCGTTGCACGAAATTTGAGTAACCAGCCGCATTAA
- the rsfS gene encoding ribosome silencing factor — translation MVKTVEDLAQLVVKAVEDKKAENLKVLDIRKLSVIADYFMICHGNNERQVQAIVREIRDQAHKNGFDVRGIEGADEGRWVLVDLGDIVIHVFHREDREFYNLERLWKDAEEASFSVQG, via the coding sequence ATGGTTAAAACAGTAGAAGATTTGGCGCAGTTGGTTGTGAAGGCAGTAGAGGACAAGAAAGCAGAGAACTTAAAGGTGCTCGATATTAGAAAGCTGTCCGTGATCGCAGACTATTTCATGATTTGCCACGGAAACAACGAGCGTCAAGTACAGGCAATTGTTCGCGAAATCCGTGATCAAGCCCACAAAAACGGCTTTGACGTCCGCGGTATTGAGGGAGCGGATGAAGGTCGCTGGGTACTGGTTGATCTGGGCGATATCGTTATTCACGTTTTCCATCGCGAAGATCGCGAGTTTTACAATCTGGAGCGCCTGTGGAAGGACGCAGAGGAAGCTTCCTTCAGCGTGCAAGGGTAA
- the asnB gene encoding asparagine synthase (glutamine-hydrolyzing) yields the protein MCGIVSLYNKRQKPVQQEAISAMTGVILHRGPDDDGFHLEDNIALGFRRLSIIDVEGGHQPLFNETRDIWIIGNGEIYNYKELQQWLKDIGHVFHTDSDIETILHLYEEVGTDAPKHLRGMFGFTIYDSRKKRLFGARDHFGIKPLYYVETNDSIGVASELKSLLELPGFKREVNPTAFYHYLTFQYVPDPDTMFAGIYRIPPAHSFVIENDQIKLERYWDVEFKPDESKPFSYFVEGTRSVMLESVDKHRISEVSRGAFLSSGVDSSSIVGMLRTFEPVKSFSVGSDIPGYSELDYAKRTAAYLGSEHFERVINAKQYMDELPRLIWHQDEPVADPSAILLYFVAQMASEHVTVVLSGEGADEFFGGYNIYREPHSLKMFSGMPGWMRQSIGYMAERLPDQVKGKNFLIRGSKTVEQRFFGNALIFSEEMKKRVVMEDITRSESYVSPFTITEEIYKRASEYDDVTKMQYLDIHTWLRGNILMKADKMTMANSLELRVPFIDLKVFEFAATIPTKYKIANGTTKHVLREAMKDFLPPEIQMRKKLGFPVPTRHWLKNEFYKWAKEIIFESKVDNLINKAYVLYMLDEHREGNADYSRKIWTILVFMLWHQIFIEQKHNFEPYVSPNVDLRRQKNSLQHIG from the coding sequence ATGTGCGGAATCGTATCACTCTATAACAAGCGGCAAAAGCCTGTTCAACAAGAAGCGATTAGTGCAATGACGGGTGTCATCCTGCACCGTGGTCCAGATGACGATGGTTTTCACCTTGAAGACAACATCGCCCTGGGCTTTCGTCGTTTAAGCATCATTGACGTGGAAGGCGGACATCAACCGCTGTTTAACGAAACACGTGACATCTGGATTATTGGTAACGGCGAAATCTACAATTACAAAGAGTTACAGCAATGGTTAAAGGACATCGGTCACGTTTTCCATACCGATTCTGATATTGAAACCATCCTTCACCTTTATGAAGAGGTAGGAACAGATGCACCTAAGCATTTGCGCGGGATGTTTGGCTTTACGATCTACGACTCCCGTAAAAAACGTCTGTTTGGGGCACGCGACCATTTCGGAATCAAGCCTCTCTATTATGTCGAGACGAATGATTCGATCGGGGTTGCCAGCGAGCTTAAGAGCTTGCTCGAGCTGCCAGGATTCAAGCGTGAAGTGAATCCAACCGCTTTTTATCACTATTTGACGTTCCAATATGTACCTGATCCTGACACGATGTTTGCTGGCATTTACCGTATACCGCCTGCGCACTCGTTCGTGATTGAAAACGACCAGATCAAGCTGGAAAGGTACTGGGATGTAGAATTCAAGCCCGACGAAAGCAAGCCGTTCTCCTATTTTGTTGAGGGTACGCGCAGTGTTATGCTCGAATCTGTCGACAAACACCGGATTAGTGAAGTTTCTCGTGGAGCCTTCTTGTCTAGTGGTGTTGACTCTAGCAGTATCGTTGGGATGCTGCGTACATTCGAGCCAGTCAAATCTTTTTCTGTCGGCTCAGATATTCCTGGTTACAGCGAGCTCGATTATGCGAAGCGAACCGCAGCGTATTTGGGATCGGAGCATTTCGAGCGCGTGATAAACGCCAAGCAGTACATGGATGAATTGCCGCGACTTATCTGGCATCAGGACGAACCGGTAGCGGACCCGTCTGCCATCCTGCTCTATTTCGTAGCACAGATGGCGAGTGAACACGTAACCGTCGTATTGTCCGGTGAAGGTGCAGATGAGTTTTTTGGCGGATACAATATTTACAGAGAACCTCATTCTCTCAAAATGTTTTCCGGGATGCCTGGCTGGATGCGCCAATCCATCGGATACATGGCAGAACGCCTCCCCGATCAGGTAAAAGGGAAAAACTTCCTCATCCGCGGATCGAAAACAGTTGAGCAACGCTTCTTCGGAAACGCACTGATTTTCAGCGAAGAGATGAAAAAGCGTGTCGTCATGGAAGATATTACCCGTTCGGAATCGTATGTATCTCCTTTCACCATTACAGAAGAGATTTACAAACGCGCTTCCGAATATGACGATGTGACCAAGATGCAATACTTGGACATTCACACTTGGCTCAGAGGCAATATTTTGATGAAGGCCGACAAGATGACGATGGCCAATTCTTTGGAGTTGCGAGTGCCTTTCATTGATCTGAAGGTATTTGAATTTGCTGCTACCATCCCTACGAAGTACAAAATTGCCAACGGCACGACCAAGCACGTGCTTCGTGAAGCGATGAAAGACTTCTTACCACCTGAGATCCAAATGAGAAAGAAGCTGGGCTTCCCTGTTCCGACTCGTCATTGGCTCAAAAACGAATTTTACAAATGGGCAAAAGAGATCATTTTCGAATCCAAGGTGGATAATTTGATCAATAAGGCCTATGTGCTGTACATGCTCGATGAACACCGCGAAGGCAATGCGGATTACAGCCGCAAAATCTGGACGATTCTGGTCTTCATGCTGTGGCATCAAATCTTCATTGAGCAAAAGCACAATTTCGAGCCTTATGTCAGCCCGAATGTAGACCTTCGCCGCCAAAAAAATTCGCTGCAGCATATCGGATAA